One part of the Arabidopsis thaliana chromosome 1 sequence genome encodes these proteins:
- the BCDH BETA1 gene encoding branched-chain alpha-keto acid decarboxylase E1 beta subunit (branched-chain alpha-keto acid decarboxylase E1 beta subunit (BCDH BETA1); FUNCTIONS IN: 3-methyl-2-oxobutanoate dehydrogenase (2-methylpropanoyl-transferring) activity, catalytic activity; INVOLVED IN: metabolic process; EXPRESSED IN: 24 plant structures; EXPRESSED DURING: 14 growth stages; CONTAINS InterPro DOMAIN/s: Transketolase, C-terminal (InterPro:IPR005476), Transketolase-like, C-terminal (InterPro:IPR015941), Transketolase, C-terminal/Pyruvate-ferredoxin oxidoreductase, domain II (InterPro:IPR009014), Transketolase-like, pyrimidine-binding domain (InterPro:IPR005475); BEST Arabidopsis thaliana protein match is: Transketolase family protein (TAIR:AT3G13450.1); Has 16577 Blast hits to 16568 proteins in 2706 species: Archae - 211; Bacteria - 10745; Metazoa - 523; Fungi - 224; Plants - 389; Viruses - 0; Other Eukaryotes - 4485 (source: NCBI BLink).), which translates to MAALLGRSCRKLSFPSLSHGARRVSTETGKPLNLYSAINQALHIALDTDPRSYVFGEDVGFGGVFRCTTGLAERFGKNRVFNTPLCEQGIVGFGIGLAAMGNRAIVEIQFADYIYPAFDQIVNEAAKFRYRSGNQFNCGGLTIRAPYGAVGHGGHYHSQSPEAFFCHVPGIKVVIPRSPREAKGLLLSCIRDPNPVVFFEPKWLYRQAVEEVPEHDYMIPLSEAEVIREGNDITLVGWGAQLTVMEQACLDAEKEGISCELIDLKTLLPWDKETVEASVKKTGRLLISHEAPVTGGFGAEISATILERCFLKLEAPVSRVCGLDTPFPLVFEPFYMPTKNKILDAIKSTVNY; encoded by the exons ATGGCGGCTCTTTTAGGCAGATCCTGCCGGAAACTGAGTTTTCCGAGCTTGAGTCACGGAGCTAGGAGGGTATCGACGGAAACTGGAAAACCATTGAATCTATACTCTGCTATTAATCAAGCGCTTCACATCGCTTTGGACACCGATCCTCG GTCTTATGTCTTTGGGGAAGACGTTGGCTTTGGTGGAGTCTTTCGCTGTACAACAGGTTTAGCTGAACGATTCGGGAAAAACCGTGTCTTCAATACTCCTCTTTGTGAGCAG GGCATTGTTGGATTTGGCATTGGTCTAGCAGCAATG GGTAATCGAGCAATTGTAGAGATTCAGTTTGCAGATTATATATATCCTGCTTTTGATCAG ATTGTTAATGAAGCTGCAAAGTTCAGATACCGAAGTGGTAACCAATTCAACTGTGGAG GACTTACGATAAGAGCACCATATGGAGCAGTTGGTCATGGTGGACATTACCATTCACAATCCCCTGAAGCTTTCTTTTGCCATGTCCCTGGTATTAAGGTTGTTATCCCTCGGAGTCCACGAGAAGCAAAGGGACTGTTGTTGTCATGTATCCGTGATCCAAATCCCGTTGTTTTCTTCGAACCAAAG TGGCTGTATCGTCAAGCAGTAGAAGAAGTCCCTGAGCATGACTATATGATACCTTTATCAGAAGCAGAG GTTATAAGAGAAGGCAATGACATTACACTGGTTGGATGGGGAGCTCAGCTTACCGTTATGGAACAAGCTTGTCTGGACGCGGAAAAG GAAGGAATATCATGTGAACTGATAGATCTCAAGACACTGCTTCCTTGGGACAAAGAAACCGTTGAGGCTTCAGTTAAAAAGACTGGCAGACTTCTT ATAAGCCATGAAGCTCCTGTAACAGGAGGTTTTGGAGCAGAGATCTCTGCAACAATTCTGGAACGTTGCTTTTTGAAG TTAGAAGCTCCAGTAAGCAGAGTTTGTGGTCTGGATACTCCATTTCCTCTTGTGTTTGAACCATTCTACATGCCCACCAAGAACAAG ATATTGGATGCAATCAAATCGACTGTGAATTACTAG